Within the Tachysurus fulvidraco isolate hzauxx_2018 chromosome 3, HZAU_PFXX_2.0, whole genome shotgun sequence genome, the region TAATATGCACATCACCAGATCCAGCAGTAATGAGAATAAGGTGACAGTGTGGAAAATGACAATTAGCACCGATCTAAATATCTGCAGCACAACATACAAATGCTACACAGATGCAAGTTCTCTTCCTTATGTCAGCTcagggaggtttttttttcttttccacaccTTCGTCTTGCTGATTAGGGATCTAGCTCTTGACCTTGACTTCtacaaagctgctttgtgtctgtgagaataggtatacaaataaaatcagattGAAACGGAGGCTTCCGTTAATATTTGGTTGACAAATAAATACTAccttaatataaaaattaaggTAAAATACTTTATCTCAGGCTTTAACAGATGATTTCAGGCATGTTATATCAATTTACTGGTTTTGGAGTATTAACCAAAAGAGCaagttataaaaataataattaaatttgcatgtgtgtgtgtgtccaaaatccaaaacacacagtaacatctcTATTGGATTGGCACAGAATATGGCAGCACCTTTAACATATTTAACATTCTCCCAGGAGCCCTTTGAAATAATCCAATATTTTACTCTGTTGAAATCCAAAGTCACAGGCGTTTATTGACCTCTCAAACCCGGAGCGCTCGTCTTATTACGCTCATTAAATATAATCACCTGTTTTACCTCAGACAACTGTGCCCGTCGGCAAAAATCCTAACTACCATCACATCCTGGCTGGTTTGGTGAATTAACGGTGCACATCTGGATCATAAACCTGCCTAATTCTTGAAAATGTATTTCCAATGACTGGCCAGTTATCAGAATTTTACTGATTTAGTGCAGTAGAGGCCTGTTTCAGGTCGGTAATAGAAACattatgtgagagagagaggacacaggtcttctacacacacacgcacgcacacacacacagactctcgaTGGGCTTGGTTGTGCAGTAAAGCGTGGTGCTGGACATGAGGCCTGTTGACAGCTGTCTCCTGACAGAAGGCCGTTGTTTATCCAGTTGCTTATATGCAGAAGCACTTCAGTGTGTACACAGGGCTAAAGCGCTGATTGAACACATATACAGGCTACAGCACCAGAGACAGAACGACACTGATCTGTATTCATGGCAGAGAGAGAAGggaccaaaacacacacacacacacacacacacacacacacacacacacacacacacacacacacacacacacacacacacagagacacttaGACTTCTAGTTTGTTTGTCGAAGCAAGACTAAATAGGAGTTTATGCAGAAGTACACAGTGTTGACAAATTGATGACGCAAATAAGGACTTTCACAGCGGTGACGTGGACACCTATAATCCGAAGCAGAACGGAAGGATCTACCCGAACAAGTCGCGTATCAATCTTTATCATTAGCACACAGGATTTATCTTGTAATGAAATTCTGGGTTCAGTGACaaatctaagggagttttttcttgccacggtcacctcagtcacctcaggctcacttataggggataaatacaaacacattaagtCTTAacttttgaattgaattaatagaTCAGTCTTGGTTACCTAGTCAAGTTTCCTACATTTCTCACACTGCTGTTCTTTTACATGTTGATACAGGGGTCGGGGGTCGAGTCATCACTTCATTGCTACCTAAACAGAGCgatgcagcagagctttagtGCTTCAGCTCTTTCATCTCAAGGCCTGTATATTCTAGTCAACTTTCCAGAAAATGCAGTGTTTCACACTTGTCATCTCGCTAACTAGCTGACACGACCGTTTCTTCGAGCTCCATTACATCCTGGGACCTTGTGCAGTCTCCAGAACATCTACAATTAAATTTCTCATTAATACAGCATTGAACATCACTGGAAATCGTTCGACACGACACACGGTCGAGTTATAAAATACCTGCGTAAATATTAGAATCTAAACCTATTTCATGTGTTTCAtattttgagttttgtttttaaaaatccagacgtttataactatactagtgacCAGTTCtggagcaaaaataaaataaattgtgctaaaaatagaagaaaaaagtggCAGAGGCCTCTTGAGGCTTTCAGATAGAAAAGCTATCAATTATTGACAGCAGAATGCCTAGCAGcattaaaaatacaatacatGGAGGACACCGTAGAGTACTGGCATCCTAATTCATCCACATGACTTTCCTAATGCCGTGCTATCAGCTACACGTCTCTGTAATGGTGGCTTAGGGACGCACTATTGATGATTAGCTGCTGTGCATTTAGTTGCCCGGGTCTGCTGTCCTGCTGCCACCTGTGGAGACTAATGTGATGGTTAACATGGACTGACTCAGTGAGAAGCGAGTAGCATAGAGCAGTGTGTTAAGTGGCAGGAAGAGTAGACGAGAGGAGTGTAGGGGAGGGGAGTGGAGTGGAGGGGAGGGACGGGACACTCGTCCTGAACTTGTCCCCAGAGAGCAGAGTCTTGTCTGGGCAGCTAAGCGTGTCCACCCACGCCCTCCCTGTGAGAGCGGATGCCTCCGAGAGCTCTAATGCTGAATAATTCCATCTGTAGCAGAAGGGTATTAGCACACAGAGCTGCGCAACACCACCATCTACTGACAGAGGCAAGAAGGCTTTGTGCACTGACATCGACAagtacattttttggtctcGCTTTCAAAACACCGGGAAGCCGGTTGTTTCCTTTATTGAAAGAAAACGTTTGGTTTTTCAAAGAAACTTTTGATTGATTCATTTGAATATTTATGTGAAAGGATGTATGGCATGCTCTCCATTTAGAGCAATAGTTTTACTATTTACTAATATttataatagatagatagatagatagatagatagatagatagatagatagatagatagatagatagatagatagatagatagatagatagatagatagatagatagatagatagatagaggggcacggtggcttagtggttagcacgtttgcctcacacctccagggttgggggttcgattcccgccttgtgtgtgtggagtttgcatgttctccccgtgcctcgggggtttcctccgggtactccggtttcatcccacggtccaaagacatgcatggtaggttgattggcatctctggaaaattgtccgtagtgtttgtgtgtgagagtgaatgagtgtgtgtgtgccctgtgatgggttggcactctgtccagagtgtatcctgcctcgatgcccgatgacgcctgagataggcacaggctccccgtgaccggagaagttcggataagtagtagaaaacaaacaaacaaacaaacaaacaaacaaacaaacaaataaataaaaactgtttctGCAGCTATGTTCCTTCCAGGTTTCCACAGACAACCCTATGATCCAATTCAATgtatttgtttagcacttttaacaattcatgtagtgtcaaagcggctttacagaagtatagaaacataatttttttttaaaattacgtTCACAATTAAGTCACTATACCAAGCCGGAAGCAagggtggcaaggaaaaactccctaagatgatatgaggaagaaaccttaagacctcagaagagaacctcatcatcatttgggtgaaaactggacaggaaataatgtcaaagtAATTAATCgtcatttctacagcagtttgTTGTTgtgcaactgagagctcctgaggatcTAATGGGTCAGCGCAAATTCAGAGTTCACGACAGAcctaacactaattccttcctgccgaagtcttcgAATGATCGCTGATGAAGTCCCGACCATAAAGCTGACTAATGCAACAGCGgatcaaagaaggcatgaccgTATCCCGGCGGTCCCTTCAACAGCAATCCCATGATCACaggacagatttatttttaagaacacTTTTAATCCAAATATGTGCCAGCATCATTTATTCAAGCATTTTATTCCTGAACATTTTATTCTaattacttgaaaaaaaaaatgtttatttataaaaaaaacattaccaTATTTTTGACTTGCATTAAAACCGCAAATAGATATatagttaatattattaatacttaCCCTCTTTGCTTGCTTCCTATCTTTTAGTTTAACccttttattttaaagcaaacTGGCAAAAAGCAACACATTGTCAAGGAGGAATTGTTTTGATGAGAGCGGTCAGGAGAGGTTAAGCTGAAAGAATCGTGTAGAAGAACTCAGAAAATACTGCTATACAACcatgaaaataaacagaaaccttAAAATAGAcctcaatataaaaataaaaacacactgggCTAAATTCATGTCAGACCAGGACAGGAATCTGAGGTTAGAGCATGTAAAGGCTGAACCAAACTGGTGATGGATTTCCAGTCATCATGTGGATGTATCTGCCAGATGTGATCATATCTACCAGCATAGCTGCCTGtcggatgttttttgttttatccaCCATTCATTTAATACCGCTTTATATTCAATTCACATAATCTTTAAGGATTTATTTAATGATCAAATatgaaatacagtaaatacaaataaggggaggtcgtggcctaatggttagagagtttgactcctaaccctaaggttgtgggttcgagtctcaggctggcaataccacgactgaggtgcccttgagcaaggcaccgaaacccccccaactgctccccgggtgccgcagtataaatggctgcccactgctctgggtgtgtgtttacgatgtgtgtgtgtgttcacgctgtgtgtgcactttggatgggttaaatgcagagaacaaattctgagtataggtcaccgtacttagctgtacgtcacgtcacgtatTGTTGGTACATAATCTAGTAACCCCCTGTCACAAATGGAGCATTTCTTCTAAAGCTTCTAAAACCCAGAAGGTCACACAGTGTCCTATTTCTCTATTTGGGGTTTAAAAAAGCTGCCTCTAGTCACACTTAATGCTCCTTATGGCTAAGCTGATGCACTCGATGCAGATTCAGCAGCAGTCTCTGACCTAAATCTAATAGCAGCTCGATAGCTAAAAGCAACTCGTAGCCACTTACTGTACAGATGAAAATCCCGTGATAATGACCCCTTTCATTTATTCCATTTAGTACGTcgttgtttgtttaaaaaccgCGAGGTTAATATTCAGAACGTAATGCTGGACATTCTGTCCAAGATAAAGAAGTTTTTAAGTTGGGTTTtgtatcattttaaaataatgcagaACAATGAACGactccccttttttttttgtcagtagGCTCACCGTGATTCAGGGGCTTGTGTGGTTGAGATAATTGTGCTCAGTGcactgaaaaatgaataaatcaaggTCACAAGTCTAGTGCTCATTTTTACACCATCGTGTCCTTGAGGATTCACACAATGCAgatcagcaaaacaaaaacacatcctgAGCACAGCATGGTTCAGTCTCAAGAATATTcaagttagtgtgtgtgtgtgtgtttgtgtgtgtgggaatgaaTAAGCACCTGAGTGCAGCAGCTCCTGCTCCATCACACCACATCCCAGCACCTCCAGCCAATCGCCCTGAAAACGCACCTCCATTTCAAAGGAGGGATGCGTGAAGGGGAAGTAGCACTCTACCCAGCGGATCTCTAGCTCTGCACGACAGCAGAAAAAAGTCAGAAACACAGACCGAGATGGCTCCAGGTAGAGAAAGAGTAAGTGTAAATGCTGAGAGATTTCTACCTTCCCCGAAGAGGTGCCTGAtgagctgtgtgagtgtgtgtttcaggttgaACTCCACCAGCTTCACAGCCTCCAGACTGTGAGTCTCCTGCTTCTGCGGCGTGCGTCGACCTCTGTGCTCAAAGATCGACAGCTCCTCACCGTTCTGAACTTGTGCAAACAGCtgaccaaaagcaaataaattcaAACTTAAAATCTGGGCTGTATGATGCATCGTCTTTTAATCGTCACATCAACGGCACTGTtaaaaatttagaaaaaaaaaatttaaaatcatGGGTCCACCgatttgttttaattcattgcaaaacacacaggcatacaATCGTAATATGCTATTCATATTCGTAGCCTACTTATGATTTATATCACCTCATTTCGAGGGCTCGAGTCAAGAATTAAAGTAAGTATTCGACCCGGTGTGCAGTTCCAAAGACGTACTGAAACTGTGAACCTAATCAAGAGGTGTAAAGCTCTGAACAGGAACTTTCTCATAAACCAATATTTTCAAAGCTTTCAAAGATCTGATTTGGTTGAAAAGCTAACGAAATACTACACTGGATTTACACTACACTGGATATTGTCACATTTTGGGGCTAAAAGACAGAACGTGTAAAGTCCTTATCAAGCAAGGACTAAAGCATGACTGTGTAtcctgttataggaaaataatcaatgagcttgtccctttttgttttttatttaagactatgtacatgtgtacattaaGACTATGCTAAGAttatgtacatgtgtacattaaGACTATGCTAAGactatgtacatgtgtacattcaGACTATGTTAAGactatgtacatgtgtacattaaGACTATGTTAAGactatgtacatgtgtacattaagactatgtacatgtgtacattagGACTATGTTAAGactatgtacatgtgtacattaaGACTATGTTAAGactatgtacatgtgtacattaaGACTATGTTAAGactatgtacatgtgtacattaaGACTATGTTAAGactatgtacatgtgtacattaagactatgtacatgtgtacattaaGACTATGTTAAGactatgtacatgtgtacattaaGACTATGTTAAGactatgtacatgtgtacattcaGACTATGTACACGTGTACATTAAGACTATGTTAAGactatgtacatgtgtacattaaGACTATGTTAAGactatgtacatgtgtacattaaGACTATGTTAAGactatgtacatgtgtacattaaGACTATGTTAAGactgtgtacatgtgtacattaaGACTATGTTAAGactatgtacatgtgtacattaaGACTATGTTAAGactatgtacatgtgtacattaaGATTATGTTAAGaatatgtacatgtgtacattaaGACTATGTTAAGactatgtacatgtgtacattaaGACTATGTTAAGactatgtacatgtgtacattaaGACTATGTTAAGactatgtacatgtgtacattaaGTCTATGTTAAGACTATGTACCTGTGTACATTAAGACTATGTTAAGactatgtacatgtgtacattcagactatgtacatgtgtacattaaGACTATGTTAAGactatgtacatgtgtacattcaGACTATGTTAAGactatgtacatgtgtacataaaGACTATGTTAAGactatgtacatgtgtacattaaGATTATGTTAAGaatatgtacatgtgtacattaaGACTATGTTAAGactatgtacatgtgtacattaaGACTATGTTAAGactatgtacatgtgtacattaaGACTATGTTAAGactatgtacatgtgtacattaaGACTATGTTAAGactatgtacatgtgtacattcagactatgtacatgtgtacattaaGACTATGTTAAGactatgtacatgtgtacattcaGACTATGTTAAGactatgtacatgtgtacattcagactatgtacatgtgtacattaaGACTATGTTAAGactatgtacatgtgtacattcagactatgtacatgtgtacattaaGACTATGTTAAGactatgtacatgtgtacattcaGACTATGTTAAGactatgtacatgtgtacattaaGACTATGTTAAGACTATGTTCATGTGTACATTgttgaatatactgtatttctttGGTTTATGGTTGATGATGTAGAATGtctataaaacaaaatttgGAAAAGCACTAATATTAGAGATTCCTTCCTAACtaagtatttatattaaataattattcattaataatgatGGGTTTCtttagtctggttcctctcaaggtttcttcctcatgccttctcggggagtttttcctcaccactttCGCCCCAGGCTTGCTCATAAAGGATGTGAGCTTTGCAAAAATTGCATCTATTGTTGAAAacactatagaaataaaagtgaatgAACCTGAATTTAGATCAACATTTCATACACACTGAATGTGATGAGTGATTGAAGACCGAATGCAGATATTTAACAAACTGTAGCTTTTCCTTCATTACACCGAACAGATACAAGCAATCAGTTGCTGTGTCCTGACCTCATGGTTGGTAAATAGTCGCACTCCCTCCATCTGGTGGAAGACAGGATAGTGGCTTGCGTCTATTTCGTCCCTCCTATAGACGTCCCCAGCTAACAGGAAGCGATCGAGCCCGACGCGGACCAGCTCCTTCTGGTGCGCGGAGGTGTGCGCCCGCAGCATGTGGCTCTGGTTCAGGTAGTAATTGTCACCCTTTTTTCGGCTCGGGTGGTCTTTGGGGATGAGCAGGCTGTCGAAGTTCTGCTCCACTGTCACCACTGGGCTGAGGTTATCATGGACGGAAAAGAGCGGTGTACCAGTTCGGCTTGTGTAGGAACGGTAAAAATGCTCTTTTATCCGTTCTTTAATGATCCACAGCGGATGATGCGTCTGGTTGTGAAGCTCTCGGCCAACCATTGACAAGATCTTAACCGTCACGTTGGTCATGTCATCTCTGGGGTAGACGCGGCCGAGAATTTCCACCGATTCCTGGCTGATTTGTGGCTGGGGGAAGGAGATGTGTGTGAAGAGGCAGCGTCTTAGAGACTGCATAGAGGTACTGGACCTAAGGCAGGCGATTGACCATGGGGCAACAGGTTCTAGGAGTTTAAGGAAGAAAAGTGATGTGTGAATACTTCTACAGTAAGGCCTCATGGCTGGTGAGTGAACCTGTAAAGGAAAAACAGGAGTTCAATTAAAACTTTTAGATGCAACTGTGTTTTAAGACCATCAGAATGGAACATAGCGGAATATTGCAgagtaatatttataaataaaaaaagtattacaATACATGTCTGAGCAAAATATGTCTAGACTATTAGAAGCAAATTTGTTTACTCACAGACCTGCTTTATTATTCAAGTTCAGAAAGAGCGCAATCTGTAGGTCGCGTGTTTACGCATTgaattaaacatacagtaaataatagatggaataaatattacagtaaataatagatGGATTAAATAGCAGTGGGTTTATTAAACAGCAAATCGAACCCGTTTCAGTTCATTTACGAGGTGAGGGCTTTATTTGAAAGCACCGTTCTTTCCGACTCAAGAAAGTTAAAAATTAGGAATGAACCAATGATGGAACAAATTCACacaagtttttattttctttaaagtatataataaacactCATGCAAGGAATACACTTGTACTTGTGCATTATTTTACCACCGTGAGAACATTAGGGAAATCCAGGAAATCCGCCCATATTTCTCAAACCCGAGTTGAGTCAACTCGGGTCAAGAAACACCACtagtttatattcaattcaattcaagattatttgtatagcgctttttacaatgggcttcgtctcaaagcagctttacagaacataaacatagaacagaaggtaaacatgaggagaaaaaagaattaatatagtaaaaaattaagatatatatatagttcccagtgtgtatgtatgtatgtatgtatgtatgtatgtatgtatgtatgtatgtatgtatttatttatcccaaatgagcaagtctgaggtgactcaggcagcagtggcaaggaaaaactcccttaaattggtaaggaagaaaccttgagaggaaccagactcaaaggggaacccatcctcatatgggtgacactgggggtatgattacaaatatacaatcaaacaagtgttgaattggtgtaaagatcacatggagttcacatctcctcttggtatcatagagtccaactggagctggtagatctgtagatgtctcaggattatatataatatcatatacatatatatacatatatatacatatatataaatgagatgATTAGAAAAATGCTGTCACCCATTTCCCTTTTCATGTTTTGTGTTACTGTAAGTAAAATTCAATCAAGATACATAAAAATGAAAGCTGTATGTGCTATTTTAGACTTTTTCACCATCCTGACATGTAGCACTGGCGTAGGAGTTCAGCAGTAAAAATGGACTTCCACCTCCACTAGTTCCTAGACAACAGTCTGACTCAGTGGAAcaacaaaagtaaacaaacacaacactatgTTGAAACACTGACTGGATATAGATTTAGAAGTCTAGAATGAAAAACCGTTCAAGGCCTGGGGACAAAGAAAATTCATAATGTCCATTTGGGATTGCTTGCTTAAAAGTTTTTGATCTATCGTTGTACATATTTGGATCACATTTCCTGAGTGTTAGGAACTATAGAATAGAAGCCTgtaattttgtcacatatacattacagcacaaaaaTTCTTTCTATACATATCCCAAATTCAGatcacagggtcagctatgatacagcatccctgtaacagagagggttaagggccttgctcaagggcccaacagtggcagcttggcagttctGTGGCTTGAAACCTGATccttcaatcaacaacccagggcCTTAACCAAAATAACCAAAATAccacaataaaacaattattaatTCAAAAGTTGCGAATGAATGGAAGGGTTTCTCTCATCTGCAAAAAAGCCAAGCATGTTTGTATTCCAAATAACATCCAGTAGTCAGTTAAAGACCAGGATCATCAGATTAAACAGGAGGActcaggtgtttgtgtttggcttCACCAACAACCTGCAGCCTTTGAGGATAAAATTGGACAGTAAAGTAATTATGCAGCAGTTTTATTttgcacaaaagaaaaaactaataTTCTCCAAACTGAAACTTGGATATAGCCGCCGCTTAGACTTGCAGATATTTCCATTTCCAAATCCAGTCCTGGTTCAGTCTTGTACTCCAGGCCCCTTAAATGCCTCCTTTATCTCTTTCTAACCCTTGGGTAGTCccaggggtggttctaggaCTTCACCTTTAGAGGGTTTTAGCTCTCAGtgagaattaaaaacaagaagagttttatattatatatcactaacatagtaagccaaaagttatggtattatttaaaatggcaaaagtggacaccaaattttatacatgatgtaatgatgccagtcttgaatcagatcagttcatgtatgtgtgcattctctacaaacagtgtgtccaatgaatgcagtcattaataaactaatattcacaagacaaagaccaaatcaataaatgttatttttatttagtattaaatggattgtttgcattaatattttgtttgtgctacaactctggtaataagaatagtgacgtttcactgcttttggtttccgtctttgcggctttccgccgattaacgttatagataaacgcctccagctctgactgcgcgtgcacgctgcgcgtacctgtgcttttccgttctaatacagcagacagctgatgacgcacttttgaaagactacaacgcacgcgcgtaaaagcaaagtaaaaaaaaaaaatcgctcttggatcaaactgatagaTAATTTTCTTtgccatcgacgacatgtcctgcattttaacgtaatttttattgttcatttatgaaagtaaaaatgatacttttagatttagggtggctgagattacagacagggggctgaagccaccctaaagaAGGCCTAGTACCACCCCTGAGTAGTCCCAGTATTCCTGCCTGATTCCCAACAATATTCTGTTCCCACTGCATGCTAAGTACACCGGATGACAAGCATATTTGAAGCATATTTTGAAATGACCTATACTTTACTCGTAAAAGTCGAACGAGTTCCTCCAGGCTGGAGCTTCAGGAAGCGCCTGACTCATCAATCGGCTGCCTTCTGATCTAAAGGTGGAGGCGGGAGAAATGAAGCTGTGAGAGGGCTAATGGATGCACACCAGGAGAGCAATTCCACACACTTagaagagagaaatggagaaacACTTGCTGAAACGGTTGTCTTTGCCGGTAGGCACAAATTACACATtatagagagagatttaatATCCATCAAACTTCATACACAGGTGAAGGAAAGTGTAAATCAATTTGGgctgggaattaaaaaaaaaaaaaagaccaaaaataaataaataaacttttatcgAATCAGTGATGTGCTCATCCACACTCGCTGTTAGTttctctgcctgtctcactCTGTTCATTCCTTGGGTCATATTGGGTACAGGTAATTTTGTTTATGTCACCATCACTTTCACTTCAGTACCTTATTTCtcattacttgtttttttttttttatctcagagTTTGTAAGCAGCAGCAGGTTTTACCCTGAAGCTTAACAGACAACCCAGACCTAGTTGTAGCACAGACACATTTATCTTACCTCCTCAGCAATAATAGATGGTAAAGGACAGACATGGTAGTCTTCTGTCAAAACCTTTCTTGAATACACTACATACTTTACAGTGTACACCGATAGACACGACGGCAACGAGTGATGCAAAAAGTATGAGAcacaaaggcaaaaaaaaagtgtgttgcAGTGCAGTGGCATTGCAGCACAACAGGTGATGACCAGGATCCTCGAATCTGTGATCCgcttcttctccctctctttatTTTACAGCCCCAGCAGTGCTGCTAAGCTGCAAATCAAATTAAACAGGCAAAGGTGTTCTGTTCACATATGCAAAGCACGTAAGTTCACAGAAAAGATGCTTACATATGCTTAATGTGAAAAGCTCAGTGCCATATGCATACAGACGGAAGAATCTCAGGCGCTCTATCTGTCACACACGGATACATCACACTCATTCTGCAAGCTTTATGAGTGAGGGAAGGGCTGCTTGTCCTCTGCTCCCTAGCAGTAACAAAGAAAATACACTCATATATGCTTCTTCGCTGTCCTTATATCACCTCACATCTCAGTACAGACATTGAGATGAAGCCTCTcagagaaagctgtgtgtgtgtttgtgtgtaagtcgACAGGTTGTCTGGTTCAGCGATCGTGTGAAAATAAAACTCAACATAAAGTGacgacgtgacgtgacatacggccaaGTAAGGTGACTCAAACTCAGAAttagttctctgcatttatcccattcaaagtgcacacacacagtgaacacacacccagagcagtgggcagccatttatgctgcggtgccca harbors:
- the fars2 gene encoding phenylalanine--tRNA ligase, mitochondrial, yielding MRPYCRSIHTSLFFLKLLEPVAPWSIACLRSSTSMQSLRRCLFTHISFPQPQISQESVEILGRVYPRDDMTNVTVKILSMVGRELHNQTHHPLWIIKERIKEHFYRSYTSRTGTPLFSVHDNLSPVVTVEQNFDSLLIPKDHPSRKKGDNYYLNQSHMLRAHTSAHQKELVRVGLDRFLLAGDVYRRDEIDASHYPVFHQMEGVRLFTNHELFAQVQNGEELSIFEHRGRRTPQKQETHSLEAVKLVEFNLKHTLTQLIRHLFGEELEIRWVECYFPFTHPSFEMEVRFQGDWLEVLGCGVMEQELLHSAGAGNKIGWAFGLGLERLAMVLFGIPDIRLFWSRDERFLKQFHLANINDSVTFQALSKYPPLLNDISFWLPDEGYTENDFYDLVRSIGGDLVEKVTLQDQFTHPKTKKVSHCYRVVYRHMERTLSQEEVRLIHQAIERAAEQDLGVQGRF